In the genome of Acidobacteriota bacterium, the window CGACAAAAAATGCGACTGGAAGCGAAGAAAATGAGTTTGATTTCCGTGTGGCTCAACCAAGTTCACGCCGTTTTCGTTGACACTTGGTCAAACCATCACGATAATCCGCGCAGCCGACCAGGACTGAAATCGTCAATCGAGGGATTCCACCGCTAAATATGAGTCGGCTTACATAAACTGGAATTTGTTTTGCTGGGATAGAGTTCTTACCTCGCAGTTTTCTACCAATCGAAAGATAACACTGAAGCGCGAATCAGATAGTTAGGGGAGTTGTTGCTTGCCCTGTATCAGGGCTGTCCCGATTTGCCGGACTGAGTAGAGCAGAGTGGCAGTCTGCTCTATGTTACCCGATGAGGCCGTTATGAAATCCATCCATGCTCTTCGCACCCATTTTTCCGCCCGGGTGTTTCTGGCGGTTGTTTCATTAACGTTCTTCAGCGTTCCAGTCTTTACGCCGGAAATGCGCCAAGCCATTTTCGGTTCGCTTCCAAAAAGCATCCCTATCACTGTTTCAAGGATAGGCGGTCTGGCATTTGTATGCTTATCCAAACAGTTTGTCAGTCTCGCCCTGGCCTTTCACACTTCATTCATAAATCAAAGCTCAATGGAACCCTTGCGAAGTACCCAGTTCCAATTGGGTTTAACTTCAAAATCGTAGTGAGGGAATTGTTTTTCTGTCCCCTCCGTCCCCTCGCTTAACAATCAATTGCTCGATGAACATCGTATCAAACTACTCAATAAGGAGACTCAGATGAACAGAGAAAAGAGAACATCGCGGTCAAGACTGGCTGTCTGGCTCTGTTTTGCTTTTGCCTTGACCTGCTTGTCGTTGAGTCGAGCGGATGCTCAAGTGCTCTACGGTTCGATGGTCGGAAATGTTGTGGACAACAACGGAGCCGCTGTTCCCAGCGCGACTGTCAAAATCACCAACAAGGCGACCAACCAATCGCGCGACGCCGTAACCAATGCGGAAGGCGCGTATAACTTTTCCACCGTTCAAACCGGGGTTTATGACATTACGGTCAGCAAAACCGGTTTCAAAACCTACACGCGCAGCAATATCCAAGTGACATTGAACAACGTCACTCGTTCGGACATTTCCCTGGAAGTCGGCGCAGTTTCAGAAACAGTTTCGGTGACAGCGGATGCGGTCCAGTTGCAAACTGACCGCGCTGAAGTTCGCGCGGAATTGACCAGTCAAACGCTGCAAAACGTGCCGATCCCGCCGGGACGAAATTATCAACAATTGCTGCGCGCATTGCCGGGCATCACGCCTCCGAACAACGCACACTCGATTCCAACCAATCCGTCGCGCGCTTTGCAGTACAACGTCAACGGCACAAATTCCAGTTCGAACAACGTGCGCATTGACGGCGCCAGCCAGTACAACCTGTTTCTGCCGCACGTCACCGCCTATGTTCCTTCGCTGGAAGCGATTGAGACCGTCAACGTCGTGACCAACAACTTCGACGCGGAGCAAGGTCTGGCGGGCGGCGCGGCCATCAACGTCCAAATCAAAAGCGGCACCAATCACCTGCACGGGTCGGCCTTTGAATACCACGACGACAACCACACCAAAGCGCGTCCCTGGAATCTGACGCCGATCAACGGCGTGGCTCAGGACAAACCCAAACGCGTTTACAACCAGTTCGGCGGAACCTTGGGCGGCCCGATCATCAAAGACAGACTGTTTTATTTCGCCAGTTACGAAGGCACGAATGACCGCCAACTGGGCGCTCGATTGTTGACGCTGCCGACGGCGGAAATGCGCAACGGCGATCTTTCCGGCGGCGGGCTTGGCATTTATGACCCGGCGACCGGCAATGCGATTGGCCAAAACCGCACCGCGTTCACGGGCGGCATCATTCCCTCCAATCGGATTGACCCGATTTCCAAACTGATTCTGAAAGATTTGCCGCTGCCGAACCGGGCCGGATACACCAACAACTTCTATGCAACGGCGCCCTACTCTTTTGACCGGAAAACGGTTGACGCCAAGGTCAATTACAACATCAACGAAAAGTTCACCACATACGGCCGGTTTAGTTTTCTGAGTTATAAGCAATTGAACCCAGGCGCACTGGGGCCGCTGGATGGCGTGGGCACCGCGCCGCAGGGCGGCAACACGGGTGTGGGTTCGGGCGAAACCTACGGCATGACGGTCGCCGGAGTGTACACCGTGAACTCGAATTTCATCATTGACGCCAACGTCGGGTACACCAAACAGGGAACCAGTTCCGAACAAGGCTTTCTGGATCAAAAGATCGGTTTGGATGTGTTGAAGATTCCGGGCACGAACGGCGCGCGGGATTTTGAAAACGGCTGGCCGCGGTTTGCCATTTCGGGGTTTGCGAATCTGGGGGTGCAGGATGCGTTCATGCCCTACACGCGCAACGATCCGCAGTGGGTGTATGTGACGAACTTCAACTGGACGAAGAGCAATCACAACATCCGCTTCGGAATGGACATCGCGCGGCAAACGCTGAATCACCTGCAGGCGGAATGGAATGGCGGCGGAAACGCCGAACCCGGATCGGGCGGATTCCAATTTGGTACAGGACCGACGCAATTGTGCACGGCGGCCAACTCCGCTGGAACAGCCTGTTCGAGTTTCCAACAGGGCAATATGTTCAACGCATTTGCAACCTTCCTGTTGGGGTATTACACCGTGTCAGGACGCACCTATCTGGTGCAACCGCCGATCATCTTCAAATCCAGAGCCTACAGCTTCTACGTTCGCGATGGATGGCAGGTGAATCAAAAACTGACCCTGACGTACGGAACGCGCTATGAGTATTACCCGATGCCGCAACGCGAAGATCGCGGCATTGAACGATACGACGTGGCAACGAATACGATGCTGGTTTGTGGCGTGGGCAGCGTGCCGAAAGATTGCGGCGTGAAACTGAGCAAGAAACTGTTCTCGCCGCGACTTGGGATCGCCTACCGCATCAGTGATTCGTTCGTGCTGCGCATGGGTTACGGATTGACTTATGATCCGATCAGTCTGGCGCGCACCTTCCGCACGAACTATCCGATGCTGTTGGCGTTCAACGTGGTAGCGCCGAACTCGGCAGCGCCTGCGGGGTTGTTGAAAGACGGAATTCCTGCGACGCCTCTGGTTCCCATCACGGATGGCAAAGTCGCGGTTCCCAGTAATGTCAACGTGTTGACCCTGGGCGATGAATTCAAACGCCCGTACATTCAGTCGTGGAACCTGGTGTTGGAAAAGAATCTCGGCTGGGGCTTTGTGGCCAACGCCGGATACATCGCCACCCGCACCGTTGGGCAATCCGGTCAAATCAACTTGAACGCCGGGTTGGTCGGCGGCGGAACGGCCAGCCAACCGCTCAATAAGAAATTCGGGCGCGTTGCTTCCACCAACCTGCAAAACGGATTGGCCAATTCGCATTACGATTCGATGCAGGCCAACCTGAAGCGGCGGTTTTCCAACGGGTTGCAATTACAGGCGTCTTATACCTGGAGCAAAGCCATTGGTTTGGCGGGCCTTGGCGGAGATAACGACGGAACGTTGTCGATCAGCGAACCGAATTACCGCTATCTGAACCGCGGACTTCTGGGCATCAACATCCCGCACAACTTCCAATTCTCCGGCGGATGGGAATTGCCCTTCGGCAAAGGCAAACGCTGGTTGAGTGACAATGCAGTTGCCTCGGCGCTGGCAGGCGGCTGGCAATTGAGCTGGCTCTACGGCGCATTTTCTGGCTATCCGTTCAGCGTCACGGCGAGCGGAACGTCGTTGAATGCTCCGGGCAGCACGCAGCGCGCCGATCAGGTCAAAGCCGATGTGAAAAAACTGGGCGGCATCGGAACGGGCAATCCGTTCTATGACCCAACCGCTTTTGCGCCTGTCACGACGGCGCGATTTGGCACGGTGGGTTTCAACACCTTGACCAGCCCCGGCACATCGAACCTGGATCTGGGCCTTTTCCGCGAATTCCGCATCACGGAAGGCATCAAACTCCAGTTCCGAGCGGAAGCATTCAATGCGACCAACACGCCGCATTTCAATGCGCCGGGCAACAACGCTTCTTCACCGTCGCGCGATGCCGCAGGAAACATCCTGACCGATCCAGTCACGGGACTTCCGCGATTGAATGGGTTTATGGAAGTGACCAGCACACGTTCGTACGGACGTGAAGGCATTGACGAACGCGTTTTCCGGTTCGGTCTCCGTCTGAGCTTCTAAAGTCGGCGGAAATTTGAAACAATTGGGGGGATTGCTGAGAATGCGGTCCCCTCAATTTTTTGTATCAGGGCATTGATTTAGTTCGCGAACAATTTTCCATTTATTCGTTGTCATTTTTTGTCCTTGCTGAACTTCAATGGGCAAAAATGAAAAATGACGACTGGTGAATGACCAACGGAAAATGAAAGATGAAATTTCTTGCCTTACTTCTCGTCTTGTTGTTTTTGGTGACAACCGGGGTCGCACAAGACCCGACGAAAATTGCGCCCGACGCATACAAAACCGAGTTTGAAAATGAATATGTTCGGGTTCAGCGCGTGCATTACGCGCCGCACGTCAAAATTCCCGAACACGATCACGCGATTTTCGGAACGGCGTATGTGTACCTAAATGATGCCGGGCCGGTGGTCTATAAACACATTGGCTTGGCGTATGGAGCGGTGACGCGCCCTGCGGTCAAGGCGGGAAGCTTTCGGTTATACAAAGCCGTCAGGGAAACGCACGAAGTTGAAAGCCTGAGCGACACGCCCAGCGATTTTTTGCGCGTGGAGTTCAAAACCGAACCGGCCAGGGATCAAAACACATTGCGCGGAAAATACTTCCGTGAAGATTCCCCGGCGGGCGAAAACTTGCAGAAAGTGCAGTTTGAAAACGATCAGGTTCGGATTACGCGGCTGGTCTGCGCGGCGGGGAAACGCTGTCTGGAAATCGCCAACGCCTCCGAACCGATGTTATTTGTCGCGCTTTCCGCCGCGAAATTCGACCTGGGGCAGGCCAGAACCGTTCAACTGACGCCCGGACAAACGCATTGGATTCCAGCGGGTAAAAGCGTCGCCGGAGAAAACATCAGCAACAGTGCTGCGGAATTGTTGCGCTTTGATTTCAAAACCCCGCCGATGAAAAACGTCGAAGCAGAAAAAGAACACACACATCCACACTCGCCCAAGCCCGAAGAATCCGCCGCCATTCCCGGCCTGGTCGGAAATGCATCCAAGGCCGAAGCTTTGTCGGAGATGAGGCGCGGAGTTGCGCTGGAAAAAGAAGGCAAGATCGCCGAATCCATCGCCGCGCACGAACAGGCCGTGATGATGGATCCCGGCCTGCTGCAAGCGCACGTCAATCTGATTTCGCTGTATGGCGGGACGGGACAATTCGCGAAAGCCCAGCGGGCTTATCAAAAAGCCATTGAGATCAACCCCGACATCCCTGAAATTCATTACAACTATGGCGTGCTGCTGGTTGGCCAGGAGCAATTCGCCGAAGCTGCTCAAGCGTTTCAGGAATGTTTGCGGCTCAACCCCTATTACGCCGAAGCGCATCACAATTACGCCAAGATCATCGAACGACACGGGAAATTGGATGAAGCCGCCGAACATTATCGCAAAGCCATTGAAATCAAAACGGATTTTGCCGCAGCGCATTTCCATCTGGGCAGAATTCTGGTCAACCAAGGGAAGTTGGCCGAAGCGATAGGGCATTTTCAGAAATCGCTGGCGCAGGAATCCAACGACACGCCAAAATACTTGTATGCGCTGGGCGCAACCTACATCCGCGCTGGTGACAAAGCAAAAGGCATTCAAACCTTACGCGACGCCCTGAAAAAGGCGACCGCCATGAATCAAACACAACTTGCCAGCAGTCTTGAGCGAGATTTGAAATCGTTGGAGCAGGACAAATGAAAATGTGGAAACTGGCGTTGATCTTTGTTTTGGCAATATGCGCTGCGGTTTACGTGTTTCGTTCCTCACAAACCGACGCCGCGCCGAATCAACAGGGCTGGCCGAGTTATGGCGGCAACGCCGAAAACAATCACTTTTCCCCTTTACGGCAAATCAATCGCAAGAACGTCAAACAGCTTCAAGTCGCCTGGACGTACGACACAAATGACGTGTTCGATGGTTCGGAACTGCAATGCAATCCGATCATCATCGGCGACACGCTGTTTGGCACTTCGCCCAAGCTGCGCGTGTTCGCACTGGACGCCGCGACAGGAAAAGAAAGGTGGAGTTTCGATGCGAACGAAGGCCGCAAAAACCTGGGCAAACAACGCAATCGCGGCGTGACGTATTGGATGGACGGCGCAGAGCAGCGAATCCTGTTCGGGTATCAAAACTGGCTGTACGCGCTGGACGCAAAAACCGGCCAACTGGTGAAAAGCTTTGGCAACAACGGGCGCGTGGATTTGCGCGAAGGACTGGATCGCGACGATACCCGAAGCCTTTCGGTAGGCATTTCGACGCCCGGCGTGATTTACAAAGACTTGTTTATTGTCGGCAGCATCGTCAGTGAAACCTTGCCAGCCGCGCCGGGACACATTCGCGCTTACGACGTGCGCACCGGTAAGCTGCGCTGGATTTTTCACACCATTCCGCATCCGGGGGAATTCGGATATGACACCTGGCCGAAAGACGCCTGGCAATACATCGGCGGCGTCAACGATTGGAGCGGCATGGCGCTCGACGAACAGCGCGGTTTGGTCTTTGCTCCGACGGGTTCGGCAACCTACGATTTTTACGGCGCCAATCGTCACGGAGACAACCTGTTTGCCAATTCGCTGATTTGTCTGGACGCGGCAACCGGCAAACGCAAATGGCATTTCCAAACCATTCGGCATGATTTATGGGACAGGGATTTGCCGTCGGCTCCGGCGTTGGTGAGGATCAAAAAAGATGGCCGCACGGTGGACGCCGTCGCGCAAATTACGAAATCCGGCCACGTGTTTGTCTTCGAGCGGGAAACCGGCAAACCGGTGTTTCCGATTGAATACCACAAAGTTCCGACGGTTGGGGTTGAGGGAGAACAGGTCGCCGACGCGCAACCATTGCCGGTGTTGCCGCCGCCTGTTGCCCGGCAAATTGTGACCGAAGATATTTTGACCAATCGCACTCCGGCGGCGCACGCGGCTGTACTTGCGCAGTTTCGCAAACTGAAAAGCACAGGCCAGTTTGAGCCGCCAAACTTGCAGGGCGTGATTGTGTTTCCTGGCTTCGATGGCGGGCCGGGATGGGGTGGTGCGGCGTTTGATCCTTCGAGCGGGTTGTTTTTCGTCAACGCCAGCGAAGTGCCCTGCATTCTGAAACTGGTTGAACGTCCGAAATCCAGAACGCAGGCTTCCGGCAAAAATCTGTACGACCGCAACTGCGCCAGTTGTCACGGCAGAGATTTGAGTGGGACGCCGCCGGAATTTCCCGCGCTGACGGGCATCGGTCGCAAATACAATGATTCAGAATTGCGAACGATGATTCGTACTGGCTTTGGTCGGATGCCAGGATTCGCGCGGCTCGGCAATGAAGGCATTCAAGCCGTCGCGCGGTTTTTGTTGACCGGCGAAGATGTCAAAGTAACGGGCGAACAAGCAAACTCGTTTCCCGTCGAACAAAAATATGCCGCCGAAGGGTATCCGCGATTTCTCGATCCCGATGGGTATCCGGCGGTGACACCGCCCTGGGGAACATTGAGCGCGATTGATTTGAACAAAGGGAAAATCGCCTGGCAGATTCCGCTCGGCGAACATCCCGAACTGCTGGCCAAGGGCATGCGCGATACGGGCAGTTGGAATTATGGCGGTTCGATAGTCACTGCCGGAGGTCTGGTATTCATTGGCGCGACGAATTACGACAACAAGTTTCGCGCGTTTGATAAAACCACGGGCAAATTGTTATGGGAATCCGTGCTGCCCGCAGCCGGAAACGCTACGCCGTCAACTTATCAGGTTGGCGGCAGGCAATTCGTCGTCATTGCGGCAGGAGGTGGCAAACGCGGCGCTCCATCAGGCGGCAAGTTCGTGGCGTTTGCGTTACCGAAATAATGTGGAGTGCCGCGCCTTTGGCGTAGCTTTGGAAGTCCTTTCGAGAGCAAAAGCTTCTAGGAAATAGCGCGGCGTCTGTTTAGCGAAAAACCGGTTGCTTCATGCGGCTAGATAATCGGCGACTACCAAAGCTGCGCCGAGAGCGCAGCACTCCAAAGTAAAGTTCGAGTGAAAGCAATGTGTTGGATTAGCGCTCCAGGCAAATCAATTGTGATGATGGCGATGATGTGCTGGTTGGCGCTTGCGCAATCGTTGCCCGATTTGCCGCTGATTGCTGTTGACAGTTTCGGCGCGGAGGTAAAAGAGCAAATCCGCAAAGCCATTGCCGAAACACAGGCGAAACCCCGCGACGCTGAAGCCAACGGGCGATTGGGAATGGTGTTGCAAACGTACGAGCAATACGAACAGGCGTCGGTATGTTATGAACGCGCCCGGCGGTTGTCGCCAGAAGAATTTCGTTGGGTGTATTATCTGGGCATTGTTCAGGCGGCGGCGGGCAAATACAGCGAGGCGTCACAAACATTCCAAGATGCGATTCGATTGAAAAGCGATTATTTTCCCGCGCAATTGCGATTGGCGGATGCGTTGTTTGCTGAAGGGCAAGTGGATGAAGCGCGGCAGTTTTACGAAAAAACAAGCGGCTTTGCCCAGGCCAGTTATGGGTTGGGCAGGATCAAAGTTGCCGCGGGCGATCGCGCAGCCGCTGCCGAACATTTCAAAAAAGCGATTGAGCAATTCCCGGAATACGGCGCAGCGCATTACGCGCTCGGATTGGCGCTCAGAAATCTGGGGCAAACTACCCAGGCCCAGGAGCATTTGGCGCTGTCGCAAAAATTCAAAGACTTGCGGCCTCCGCTGAACGACCCTTTGTTGACGGCAATTGCCGAACTGAACGTTTCTGGGTCGGAGTTATTAAAACGCGGGGTTTTGTTTGACAGCGCGGGAAAGCTGCCGGAAGCTATCGCCGATCACGAACGGGCGATTGAAGCCAATCCGCAACTGGTACAGGCGCACATCAATTTGATTTCGCTGTATGCCAGGAACGGACAATTTGAAAAAGCGGAAAAACAGTATCAAGCGGCCAACGCCATCAATCCGAACATGGCGGACAGCCATTACAATTACGGCGTAATGCTGACCATGCAGCAGCGATACGGCGAGGCGGCAACGGCGTTCGAGCGGAGTTTGCAGCTTGATCCATTTAACGCCGAAGCGCACCACAATTACGGTGCGATGATTGAACGCGAAGGCCGATTGGACGAAGCGGCGGAGCATTTCCGCCGGGCGATTGAAATTAAACCCGGACACCGGATGGCGCATTTTCATCTGGGTCGGATTCTGGTCAATCAGGACAAATTGGCGGAGGCCATC includes:
- a CDS encoding TonB-dependent receptor, translating into MNREKRTSRSRLAVWLCFAFALTCLSLSRADAQVLYGSMVGNVVDNNGAAVPSATVKITNKATNQSRDAVTNAEGAYNFSTVQTGVYDITVSKTGFKTYTRSNIQVTLNNVTRSDISLEVGAVSETVSVTADAVQLQTDRAEVRAELTSQTLQNVPIPPGRNYQQLLRALPGITPPNNAHSIPTNPSRALQYNVNGTNSSSNNVRIDGASQYNLFLPHVTAYVPSLEAIETVNVVTNNFDAEQGLAGGAAINVQIKSGTNHLHGSAFEYHDDNHTKARPWNLTPINGVAQDKPKRVYNQFGGTLGGPIIKDRLFYFASYEGTNDRQLGARLLTLPTAEMRNGDLSGGGLGIYDPATGNAIGQNRTAFTGGIIPSNRIDPISKLILKDLPLPNRAGYTNNFYATAPYSFDRKTVDAKVNYNINEKFTTYGRFSFLSYKQLNPGALGPLDGVGTAPQGGNTGVGSGETYGMTVAGVYTVNSNFIIDANVGYTKQGTSSEQGFLDQKIGLDVLKIPGTNGARDFENGWPRFAISGFANLGVQDAFMPYTRNDPQWVYVTNFNWTKSNHNIRFGMDIARQTLNHLQAEWNGGGNAEPGSGGFQFGTGPTQLCTAANSAGTACSSFQQGNMFNAFATFLLGYYTVSGRTYLVQPPIIFKSRAYSFYVRDGWQVNQKLTLTYGTRYEYYPMPQREDRGIERYDVATNTMLVCGVGSVPKDCGVKLSKKLFSPRLGIAYRISDSFVLRMGYGLTYDPISLARTFRTNYPMLLAFNVVAPNSAAPAGLLKDGIPATPLVPITDGKVAVPSNVNVLTLGDEFKRPYIQSWNLVLEKNLGWGFVANAGYIATRTVGQSGQINLNAGLVGGGTASQPLNKKFGRVASTNLQNGLANSHYDSMQANLKRRFSNGLQLQASYTWSKAIGLAGLGGDNDGTLSISEPNYRYLNRGLLGINIPHNFQFSGGWELPFGKGKRWLSDNAVASALAGGWQLSWLYGAFSGYPFSVTASGTSLNAPGSTQRADQVKADVKKLGGIGTGNPFYDPTAFAPVTTARFGTVGFNTLTSPGTSNLDLGLFREFRITEGIKLQFRAEAFNATNTPHFNAPGNNASSPSRDAAGNILTDPVTGLPRLNGFMEVTSTRSYGREGIDERVFRFGLRLSF
- a CDS encoding tetratricopeptide repeat protein → MKFLALLLVLLFLVTTGVAQDPTKIAPDAYKTEFENEYVRVQRVHYAPHVKIPEHDHAIFGTAYVYLNDAGPVVYKHIGLAYGAVTRPAVKAGSFRLYKAVRETHEVESLSDTPSDFLRVEFKTEPARDQNTLRGKYFREDSPAGENLQKVQFENDQVRITRLVCAAGKRCLEIANASEPMLFVALSAAKFDLGQARTVQLTPGQTHWIPAGKSVAGENISNSAAELLRFDFKTPPMKNVEAEKEHTHPHSPKPEESAAIPGLVGNASKAEALSEMRRGVALEKEGKIAESIAAHEQAVMMDPGLLQAHVNLISLYGGTGQFAKAQRAYQKAIEINPDIPEIHYNYGVLLVGQEQFAEAAQAFQECLRLNPYYAEAHHNYAKIIERHGKLDEAAEHYRKAIEIKTDFAAAHFHLGRILVNQGKLAEAIGHFQKSLAQESNDTPKYLYALGATYIRAGDKAKGIQTLRDALKKATAMNQTQLASSLERDLKSLEQDK
- a CDS encoding PQQ-binding-like beta-propeller repeat protein gives rise to the protein MKMWKLALIFVLAICAAVYVFRSSQTDAAPNQQGWPSYGGNAENNHFSPLRQINRKNVKQLQVAWTYDTNDVFDGSELQCNPIIIGDTLFGTSPKLRVFALDAATGKERWSFDANEGRKNLGKQRNRGVTYWMDGAEQRILFGYQNWLYALDAKTGQLVKSFGNNGRVDLREGLDRDDTRSLSVGISTPGVIYKDLFIVGSIVSETLPAAPGHIRAYDVRTGKLRWIFHTIPHPGEFGYDTWPKDAWQYIGGVNDWSGMALDEQRGLVFAPTGSATYDFYGANRHGDNLFANSLICLDAATGKRKWHFQTIRHDLWDRDLPSAPALVRIKKDGRTVDAVAQITKSGHVFVFERETGKPVFPIEYHKVPTVGVEGEQVADAQPLPVLPPPVARQIVTEDILTNRTPAAHAAVLAQFRKLKSTGQFEPPNLQGVIVFPGFDGGPGWGGAAFDPSSGLFFVNASEVPCILKLVERPKSRTQASGKNLYDRNCASCHGRDLSGTPPEFPALTGIGRKYNDSELRTMIRTGFGRMPGFARLGNEGIQAVARFLLTGEDVKVTGEQANSFPVEQKYAAEGYPRFLDPDGYPAVTPPWGTLSAIDLNKGKIAWQIPLGEHPELLAKGMRDTGSWNYGGSIVTAGGLVFIGATNYDNKFRAFDKTTGKLLWESVLPAAGNATPSTYQVGGRQFVVIAAGGGKRGAPSGGKFVAFALPK
- a CDS encoding tetratricopeptide repeat protein, whose protein sequence is MCWISAPGKSIVMMAMMCWLALAQSLPDLPLIAVDSFGAEVKEQIRKAIAETQAKPRDAEANGRLGMVLQTYEQYEQASVCYERARRLSPEEFRWVYYLGIVQAAAGKYSEASQTFQDAIRLKSDYFPAQLRLADALFAEGQVDEARQFYEKTSGFAQASYGLGRIKVAAGDRAAAAEHFKKAIEQFPEYGAAHYALGLALRNLGQTTQAQEHLALSQKFKDLRPPLNDPLLTAIAELNVSGSELLKRGVLFDSAGKLPEAIADHERAIEANPQLVQAHINLISLYARNGQFEKAEKQYQAANAINPNMADSHYNYGVMLTMQQRYGEAATAFERSLQLDPFNAEAHHNYGAMIEREGRLDEAAEHFRRAIEIKPGHRMAHFHLGRILVNQDKLAEAIEQFQKTLIPEDEQTPMFTYALGATYARAGEHTKAVQFLRQALKSATAQGQTQLVTSIERDLRSLEKTN